From Triticum aestivum cultivar Chinese Spring chromosome 4A, IWGSC CS RefSeq v2.1, whole genome shotgun sequence, a single genomic window includes:
- the LOC123084101 gene encoding 4-hydroxyphenylacetaldehyde oxime monooxygenase-like: MATSLLLSQSQQWQQWQQWQPLLLALLVSAVSLLLLTRRKWKGRLRLPPGPAQVPLLGNLHQLGSLPHRALRDLARLHGPVMQLRLGTAPAVVLSSAEAAWEVLKVHDLDCCTRPVSPGPRRLTYGLKNVAFAPYGAYWRHIRKLLVVELLSARRVKAAWYARQEQVDMLMSALLTAAAARRAVALDEHVLRLSDGVIGTVAFGSVYASDRFALNESFQHALDEAMEMISSTSAEDFFPKVIGRLVDRVTGVVARRERIFWQLDAFFYMVIEQHLHPERASPPEMENGGDLVDALIAHWKEHRGFTRDHVKAIIFDTFIVGIDTSSVTILWTMSELIRKPRVLGKVQAGIRAVAGGNVNGRVLSEDVSKLSYLGMVVKETMRLHPPAPLILPRKTMRHIQVAGYDVPAKTRVYVNAWAIGRDPASWPDNPEEFNPDRFEGSDIDLKGKHPELMPFGTGRRICPGMSLAMATVEFTLANLLCCFDWALPKGMAVDNVSMEEEGRLVFHRKTPLVLVPTAYVPPWRP; this comes from the exons ATGGCGACCTCGCTGCTCCTCTCCCAATCCCAACAATGGCAACAATGGCAACAATGGCAGCCCCTCCTCTTAGCACTCCTCGTTTCTGCCGTCTCCCTCCTGCTGTTGACGAGGAGGAAATGGAAAGGGCGGCTGAGGCTGCCACCAGGGCCCGCCCAGGTGCCCCTCCTGGGGAACCTGCACCAGCTAGGCTCGCTGCCGCACCGTGCTCTGCGTGATCTGGCGCGGCTCCACGGGCCGGTGATGCAGCTGCGGCTCGGCACGGCGCCCGCCGTGGTGCTGTCGTCGGCGGAGGCGGCATGGGAGGTGCTCAAGGTGCACGACCTGGACTGCTGCACGCGGCCCGTGTCCCCGGGGCCGAGGCGCCTCACCTACGGCCTCAAGAACGTGGCGTTCGCGCCCTACGGCGCCTACTGGCGCCACATCCGCAAGCTCCTCGTCGTCGAGCTCCTCAGCGCGCGCCGCGTCAAGGCCGCGTGGTACGCCCGCCAGGAGCAAGTGGACATGCTGATGAGCGCCCTGTTAACCgccgcggcggcgaggcgggcggtggcGCTGGACGAGCACGTCCTGCGCCTCTCCGACGGCGTCA tcGGTACGGTGGCGTTCGGCAGCGTCTACGCCAGCGACAGGTTCGCGCTCAACGAGAGcttccagcacgcactcgacgaggcCATGGAGATGATCTCCAGCACCTCCGCGGAGGACTTCTTCCCCAAAGTCATCGGCCGGCTCGTCGACCGCGTCACGGGCGTCGTGGCCCGCCGCGAGAGGATCTTCTGGCAGCTCGACGCCTTCTTTTACATGGTCATCGAGCAGCACCTGCACCCTGAGCGCGCCAGCCCCCCTGAgatggagaacggcggcgacctcgTCGATGCGCTCATCGCCCACTGGAAGGAGCATCGTGGGTTCACCAGAGACCACGTCAAGGCCATAATCTTT GACACGTTCATCGTCGGCATTGACACGAGCTCGGTGACGATACTGTGGACAATGTCGGAGCTTATCCGGAAGCCGCGCGTGCTCGGCAAGGTGCAAGCCGGTATTAGAGCCGTGGCTGGCGGCAACGTCAACGGGAGGGTGCTGTCCGAAGACGTGTCCAAGCTCAGCTACCTCGGGATGGTGGTAAAAGAGACCATGCGGCTGCACCCGCCGGCGCCATTGATATTGCCGAGGAAGACGATGCGGCACATCCAGGTGGCCGGGTACGACGTGCCGGCCAAGACGCGGGTCTACGTCAATGCGTGGGCCATCGGTAGGGACCCGGCGAGCTGGCCGGACAACCCGGAGGAGTTCAACCCGGACAGGTTCGAGGGGAGCGACATAGACCTTAAGGGCAAGCATCCGGAGCTGATGCCGTTCGGCACTGGGCGTCGGATCTGCCCCGGCATGTCGCTCGCCATGGCCACCGTGGAGTTCACGCTGGCCAATCTGCTCTGCTGCTTCGACTGGGCGCTCCCGAAGGGGATGGCGGTGGACAACGTGagcatggaggaggaaggaaggctcgtgttccaccgcaagacgcccctCGTGCTCGTGCCCACCGCTTACGTGCCGCCATGGCGCCCATGA
- the LOC123087656 gene encoding serine/threonine protein phosphatase 2A 57 kDa regulatory subunit B' theta isoform, with product MIKQILGRFPKKPSKSGDKDPIGRSGASVSNPPRGAERASGHTPIISSSGLSYGDGQHPGNGNNSRVNNGNSSAFELLPGFKDVPNAEKNNLFVKKLNLCCVTFDFSDPTKSMKEKEVKRQTLLELVDYVASANQKFPEIVMQETTRMVSLNLFRTLTTPPRENNISAYDLDEDEPVMDPAWSHLQIVYELFLRFIQSPETDAKLAKRYIDHSFVLRLLDLFDSEDPREREYLKMILHRVYGKFMVHRPVIRKAINNTFYQFIYETEKHNGIAELLEILGSIINGFALPLKEEHKLFLIRALIPLHKPKCIAMYHQQLSYCITQFVEKDCKLSDTVIRGLLKYWPITNSNKEVMFLGELEEILEATQPAEFQKCMVPLFRQIARCLNSSHFQVAERSLFLWNNDHIESLIKQNSKVILPIIFPALERNSSGHWNPAVQSLTLNVRKLFSDHDAGLYTECLRKYEEAKAKEKENKLKQEATWKRLEEIASSRATSGEAVLVHRTLPRQSSAV from the exons ATGATCAAGCAGATCCTTGGGCGGTTCCCTAAGAAGCCGTCCAAGTCCGGGGACAAGGATCCGATCGGACGGTCAGGCGCCTCCGTGTCCAACCCCCCGAGAGGCGCGGAGAGGGCATCCGGCCACACGCCAATTATCTCCAGCTCTGGGCTCAGCTACGGCGACGGCCAGCATCCGGGTAACGGAAACAACTCGAGGGTCAACAATGGCAATTCATCGGCCTTCGAGCTGCTCCCGGGCTTTAAGGATGTCCCCAACGCCGAGAAGAATAACCTCTTCGTCAAGAAACTGAACCTGTGCTGCGTCACGTTTGACTTCAGCGACCCGACAAAGAGCATGAAGGAGAAGGAAGTAAAACGACAAACTCTGTTGGAGCTCGTGGACTATGTCGCCTCGGCCAATCAGAAGTTTCCGGAGATAGTTATGCAGGAGACCACGAGGATGGTTTCTCTGAACCTGTTCAGGACGCTGACCACCCCTCCCAGGGAGAACAACATTTCAGCCTATGATTTGGATGAGGATGAGCCTGTGATGGACCCTGCTTGGTCGCACTTGCAGATTGTTTATGAGTTGTTCTTGAGGTTCATTCAGTCTCCGGAGACTGATGCCAAGCTGGCTAAAAGGTACATCGATCATTCCTTTGTCCTCAGGCTACTTGATCTCTTTGACTCCGAAGACCCCAGGGAGAGAGAGTACCTCAAGATGATACTCCATCGTGTCTATGGAAAGTTCATGGTTCATCGGCCAGTTATTAGGAAAGCCATCAACAACACCTTCTACCAGTTCATCTACGAAACTGAAAAGCACAATGGAATTGCAGAGCTACTGGAGATCTTAGGGAGCATCATCAACGGGTTTGCGTTGCCACTTAAGGAAGAGCATAAATTGTTCCTTATCAGGGCCTTGATTCCACTACACAAGCCAAAGTGCATTGCAATGTATCATCAACAGTTGTCTTACTGCATTACGCAGTTCGTTGAAAAAGATTGTAAACTTTCAGACACAGTTATCAGGGGCCTACTGAAATATTGGCCCATCACAAACAGCAACAAGGAGGTGATGTTTTTGGGAGAGTTAGAAGAGATACTAGAAGCTACACAGCCTGCAGAGTTTCAGAAATGCATGGTTCCTCTTTTCCGCCAGATTGCACGTTGTCTGAACAGCTCTCACTTTCAG GTTGCTGAGAGATCATTGTTTTTGTGGAACAATGACCATATCGAGAGTTTGATCAAACAGAACAGCAAGGTGATATTGCCTATCATATTCCCTGCACTGGAGAGAAATTCCAGCGGGCACTGGAACCCAGCTGTGCAAAGCCTCACTCTTAATGTGCGCAAATTGTTCTCTGATCATGACGCCGGACTGTACACCGAGTGTCTGCGGAAATACGAagaagccaaagccaaagagaagGAGAATAAATTGAAGCAAGAAGCCACATGGAAACGCCTAGAAGAGATTGCGTCATCAAGAGCAACCAGTGGAGAGGCTGTGCTCGTCCATCGAACCTTACCCCGTCAATCTTCAGCTGTGTAG
- the LOC123087658 gene encoding GDSL esterase/lipase At3g48460 has protein sequence MAASTAVSCLCLLLVAAVTFSVAAAAPAPAPPPPFRTVYAFGDSFTDTGNTHSTTGPYSYGYVSNPPYGATFFHRSTNRYSDGRLVVDFLATDALALPSFLPPYLSLAAPNASSKSSKYYGANFAVAGATAIEHDFFAKNNLSIDITPQSIMTELGWFDAHLKTRQAKKEEIGEALYWVGEIGANDYAYSFMAADSIPPERIRTMAVDRVTTFLEGLLKRGARYVVVQGLPLTGCLPLAMTLARPEDRDNLSCVASVNKQSMDHNHHLQAGIHRLRQAHPGAVLAYADYYAAHLAVMRSPARYGFAEPFKTCCGSGGGAYNFEIFSTCGSPEVPAACAHPARYVNWDGVHMTEAMYKVVAGMFFRDASGTFIRPSFGSLLAAARKGHGN, from the exons ATGGCCGCGTCCACCGCCGTCAGCTgtctctgcctcctcctcgtcgccgccgtgaCCTTCTCCGTCGCGgccgcggcgccggcgccggcaccaCCCCCGCCGTTCCGGACGGTGTACGCGTTCGGGGACTCGTTCACGGACACGGGCAACACGCACTCCACGACGGGGCCCTACTCGTACGGCTACGTCTCCAACCCGCCCTACGGCGCCACCTTCTTCCACCGCTCCACCAACCGCTACTCCGACGGCCGCCTCGTCGTCGACTTCCTCGCCACCGACGCGCTGGCGCTGCCCTCCTTCCTCCCGCCCTACCTCTCCCTCGCCGCCCCCAACGCCAGCAGCAAGAGTAGCAAGTACTACGGCGCCAACTTCGCGGTGGCCGGCGCGACGGCCATCGAGCACGACTTCTTCGCCAAGAACAACCTGAGCATCGACATCACGCCGCAGTCCATCATGACGGAGCTGGGGTGGTTCGACGCGCACCTCAAGACGCGCCAAGCCAAGAAGGAGGAGATCGGCGAGGCGCTCTACTGGGTGGGCGAGATCGGCGCCAACGACTACGCCTACAGCTTCATGGCCGCCGACTCCATCCCGCCGGAGCGCATCCGGACCATGGCCGTCGACAGGGTCACCACCTTCCTCGAG GGGCTGCTGAAGAGGGGGGCCAGGTACGTGGTGGTGCAGGGGCTGCCGCTCACCGGCTGCCTGCCGCTGGCCATGACGCTGGCGCGGCCCGAGGACCGGGACAACCTCAGCTGCGTCGCCTCCGTCAACAAGCAGAGCATGGACCACAACCACCACCTCCAGGCCGGGATCCACCGGCTCCGCCAGGCGCACCCGGGCGCTGTCCTCGCCTACGCCGACTACTACGCCGCGCACCTCGCCGTCATGCGCAGCCCCGCCAGGTACGGCTTCGCCGAGCCCTTCAAGACCTgctgcggctccggcggcggcgcctaCAACTTCGAGATCTTCTCCACCTGCGGCTCGCCCGAGGTCCCCGCCGCCTGCGCCCACCCCGCCCGCTACGTCAACTGGGACGGCGTCCACATGACCGAGGCCATGTACAAGGTCGTCGCCGGCATGTTCTTCCGCGACGCCTCGGGCACCTTCATCCGCCCATCCTTCGGCTCCCTGCTCGCCGCCGCCAGGAAAGGCCACGGCAACTGA